The Arthrobacter sp. NicSoilC5 genome has a window encoding:
- a CDS encoding ABC transporter permease subunit, producing the protein MYGVQIAFRNYNPVDGFTGSPWVGLQHFIRFVNSYQFSQVVGNTLWIAVLGLLLAFPIPIILALLVNQLQSERFKKFTQTVLYSPAFISTVVVVGIMFVLLSPRSGLVNNAIQLAGGQPVFFMGSPEWFRPVYVISDVWQNAGFSMIVYLAALSGIDPALHDAAKVDGASKLQRIRHVDLPGIMPVITVLFILAIGNLLNVGFEKALLMQTNLNLPTSEIIQTYVYHAGLQQAQFSYSAAIGLFNSVLNLVLLLTFNWVARRANQATLW; encoded by the coding sequence ATGTACGGGGTACAAATAGCTTTCCGCAACTACAACCCCGTGGATGGATTCACCGGAAGCCCCTGGGTTGGACTGCAGCACTTCATTCGGTTCGTCAACTCCTACCAGTTCAGCCAGGTGGTTGGTAACACCCTCTGGATCGCTGTCCTGGGGCTGCTGCTGGCCTTCCCCATTCCGATCATCCTCGCGCTCCTGGTCAACCAACTCCAGAGCGAACGGTTCAAGAAGTTCACCCAAACCGTGCTCTATTCGCCGGCTTTCATCTCGACGGTGGTCGTTGTGGGCATCATGTTCGTCCTGCTTTCCCCGCGGTCGGGCCTGGTCAACAACGCCATTCAACTGGCAGGCGGCCAACCGGTCTTCTTCATGGGCTCCCCGGAGTGGTTCCGGCCCGTGTACGTCATTTCAGATGTGTGGCAAAACGCGGGCTTTTCCATGATCGTGTATCTGGCTGCCTTGTCGGGGATCGACCCCGCACTGCATGACGCCGCCAAGGTTGACGGCGCCTCCAAGCTGCAACGCATCCGGCACGTCGACCTGCCCGGCATCATGCCCGTCATAACGGTGCTGTTCATCCTCGCCATCGGGAACCTGCTCAACGTGGGATTCGAAAAAGCCCTGCTGATGCAAACAAACCTGAACCTGCCGACGTCGGAAATCATCCAAACGTACGTCTACCACGCAGGCCTGCAGCAGGCGCAGTTCAGCTACTCGGCCGCCATTGGCCTGTTCAATTCCGTCCTCAACCTCGTGTTGCTGCTGACCTTCAACTGGGTAGCGCGCCGGGCCAACCAAGCAACCCTGTGGTGA
- a CDS encoding ABC transporter substrate-binding protein → MATSRKLAILGTLMAGTMLFTACSGNSKGTGDIKDSSAEAGFQETGFPIVKNQLTLKFSGTKTALAPDYSTMTLVQQWEKDTNIHIDWQNLPETVFKEKKNLILASGDLPDAFFNSGLTDAEIGTYSANGTLIPLEGLIEKNAPNLSKLLAARPDIKAAITSSDGHIYSLPSIEELGLVQFPNEMAINTAWLDKLGIPMPKTVNELHDALLAFKTKDASGTGKTIPLSFMPSSWCGDIVDLIAALGGVPDNMDHRIVQDGKVIYTATQDGYKKAIQTLHQWYQEGLIDPESFSQDDKAYLAKGKAGTENLGSFVWWEIKEMVGADRAGDYKLLPVLEGVDGKRLASQSNNQEIARGAFAITRADKYPAATMRWADNLYDPIQSAQANWGPIGETLQKDPATGLLTQIPAPAGTSEGERRQKVAPGGPKANTAENFQKVVAPEPRAAERQKTVEGNYKPFAANDGYPPVALSNEELQQISTIETDVATLVKQNTAKWIVSGGIDQEWDGYVSQLKNVGVDTMIDVYQQAYNRFKNNS, encoded by the coding sequence ATGGCTACAAGCCGCAAACTCGCCATCCTCGGCACCCTCATGGCAGGAACAATGCTGTTCACCGCATGCTCGGGCAACTCCAAGGGAACCGGCGACATCAAGGACTCCTCGGCAGAAGCCGGGTTCCAGGAAACCGGCTTCCCCATCGTCAAGAACCAGCTGACCCTGAAGTTCTCCGGAACAAAGACCGCCCTCGCTCCCGACTACAGCACCATGACCCTGGTGCAGCAGTGGGAAAAGGACACCAACATCCACATCGACTGGCAGAACCTCCCGGAGACGGTTTTCAAGGAAAAGAAGAACCTGATCCTGGCCAGCGGCGACCTCCCTGACGCCTTTTTCAACAGCGGCCTTACCGACGCCGAAATCGGCACCTACTCAGCAAACGGCACACTCATTCCGCTCGAAGGCCTCATCGAGAAGAACGCACCCAACCTTTCCAAACTTCTCGCGGCGCGGCCGGACATCAAGGCCGCCATCACTTCATCTGACGGCCACATCTACTCGCTGCCCTCCATCGAGGAACTTGGCCTGGTCCAATTCCCCAACGAGATGGCCATCAATACCGCATGGCTGGACAAGCTCGGCATCCCGATGCCGAAGACCGTGAACGAACTGCACGACGCCCTGCTCGCCTTCAAAACCAAGGACGCCTCGGGCACCGGCAAGACCATCCCCTTGAGCTTCATGCCCAGTTCCTGGTGCGGGGACATCGTCGACCTCATCGCAGCTCTTGGCGGCGTTCCGGACAACATGGACCACCGCATCGTCCAGGACGGCAAAGTCATCTACACGGCCACCCAGGACGGCTACAAGAAAGCCATCCAGACCCTGCACCAGTGGTACCAGGAAGGCCTGATCGATCCCGAATCCTTCTCGCAGGACGACAAGGCCTACCTGGCCAAGGGAAAGGCCGGAACAGAAAACCTCGGCTCCTTCGTCTGGTGGGAAATCAAGGAAATGGTCGGGGCTGACCGCGCCGGCGACTACAAACTGCTGCCCGTGCTCGAGGGGGTGGATGGCAAGAGGCTGGCCAGCCAGTCCAATAACCAGGAAATCGCCCGCGGAGCCTTCGCTATCACCCGGGCCGATAAGTACCCTGCCGCAACCATGCGCTGGGCCGACAACCTCTATGACCCCATCCAGTCAGCCCAGGCCAACTGGGGCCCCATCGGCGAGACCCTGCAGAAAGACCCGGCAACCGGCCTGCTGACCCAGATTCCGGCGCCGGCCGGTACGAGTGAAGGCGAACGGCGCCAAAAAGTTGCACCGGGAGGACCCAAGGCCAACACCGCAGAAAACTTCCAGAAAGTCGTAGCGCCCGAGCCCCGGGCCGCTGAACGGCAGAAGACGGTTGAAGGAAACTACAAGCCGTTCGCCGCAAACGATGGATACCCGCCAGTGGCGCTCTCCAACGAAGAACTCCAGCAGATCAGCACCATTGAGACCGACGTTGCCACTCTCGTGAAGCAGAACACCGCTAAATGGATTGTCTCCGGCGGCATCGACCAGGAGTGGGACGGCTACGTTTCGCAGCTGAAGAACGTCGGCGTCGACACAATGATCGACGTTTACCAGCAGGCATACAACCGGTTCAAGAACAACTCCTGA
- a CDS encoding carbohydrate ABC transporter permease yields the protein MSLNTEAVAAPAPVNQPQPLRRRSTSFRDKWADSAFNIASVTILALSIVAVVYPLYFIVIASISDPNAVYEGNVWLFPSGVTLEGYQRILADSRIWNGLGNTVIYTVLGTAISVTTILFGAYALSRKDMPGRKFLMLLFVITMFFDGGLITKYLVVRDLGMLDTVWAVVLPGAVGVWNLIIARSFFENTIPGELREAAQMDGANDFTFFFKMVLPLSKPLIMLMIMVHVVAHWNSFFDALIFLNDDTKYPLQLVLRNILIQSDVSSAGTTGGDIESYAAAQRIGELTKYAMIVVSSLPLMIALPFMQKHFTKGTMIGAVKS from the coding sequence ATGTCCTTGAACACCGAAGCCGTGGCCGCCCCGGCCCCCGTCAACCAACCCCAACCCCTCCGCAGGCGGTCGACGTCGTTCCGCGACAAATGGGCCGACTCCGCCTTCAACATCGCGTCCGTCACCATCCTGGCGCTGTCCATCGTCGCCGTCGTCTATCCCTTGTACTTCATCGTCATCGCCTCGATCAGCGATCCCAATGCCGTTTACGAAGGCAATGTATGGCTGTTCCCCTCCGGGGTCACGCTGGAGGGATACCAGCGGATCCTCGCAGACAGCCGGATCTGGAACGGTCTGGGCAACACGGTCATCTATACGGTCCTGGGGACAGCGATCAGCGTGACCACTATCCTGTTCGGTGCCTACGCGCTTTCCCGCAAGGACATGCCGGGCAGGAAGTTCCTGATGCTGCTCTTCGTCATCACCATGTTCTTCGACGGCGGCCTGATCACCAAGTACCTGGTAGTGCGGGACCTGGGCATGCTGGACACTGTCTGGGCAGTCGTGCTGCCAGGGGCAGTGGGAGTCTGGAACCTGATTATCGCCCGGTCCTTCTTCGAGAACACCATCCCCGGAGAGCTCCGGGAAGCTGCCCAGATGGACGGCGCCAACGATTTCACCTTCTTCTTCAAGATGGTGCTCCCCCTGTCCAAGCCGCTCATCATGCTCATGATCATGGTCCATGTGGTGGCGCACTGGAATTCGTTCTTTGACGCCTTGATCTTCCTCAACGACGACACCAAATACCCCCTGCAGCTCGTGCTACGAAACATCCTCATCCAGTCCGATGTCTCCTCCGCCGGCACCACCGGCGGCGACATCGAGTCCTACGCCGCCGCGCAGCGCATCGGTGAGCTGACCAAGTACGCCATGATCGTCGTCTCCAGCCTGCCGCTGATGATTGCGCTGCCCTTCATGCAAAAACACTTCACCAAAGGCACCATGATCGGCGCCGTCAAGAGCTAG